One stretch of Streptomyces peucetius DNA includes these proteins:
- a CDS encoding bifunctional SulP family inorganic anion transporter/carbonic anhydrase: MSCVPTRTDDPSHQPEKSSKHHPARPGRLSRASRFQRPHGPPSDGRRFPVRGADFSASIAVFLIALPLSLGIALATGAPLQAGLVAAAVGGIVAGRLGGSPLQVSGPAAGLTVVTAELIQHYGWRTTCAITVLAGLCQLALAALRVARSALAVSPAIVHGMLAGIGVTIALAQLHIVLGGMPQSSAVSNVVALPARLSDLHPAALSVSILTVAVLLIWPRVPGRAGRIVRIVPAALAAVAAATALATLADLHQPRVDLPSWRSHALPEVPEGPVLGLLAAVLTITLVASVESLLSAVAIDKLAAARKKPRVRLPRADLDRELAGQGAANVVSGALGGLPITGVAVRSSANVAAGAVSRHSTMLHGLWIVVAALLLVPVLDLIPLAALAALVMVVGVQMVNITHLRSVRKNREVLVYAATLGAVVLTGVLEGVVIGIAVAVAVALHRLTRTRITVEEQDGVHRVRARGQLTFLAVPRLSRVLSQVPPGAPCAVELDGSFMDHAAYEALHDWQTAHTAQGGKVEVTGRAGGRISEPADETHGCCRPWTPWRNHHCDERPGDTEAHHLASGLSSFQRNTAPLVRDELARLAREGQRPSQLFITCADSRLVTSMITASGPGDLFTVRNVGNLVPPPGEESADDSVAAAIEYAVDILGVDSITVCGHSGCGAIQALLNSPPDGTRTPLARWLRHARPSLRRMENRHRAWARISGRLPTDAVEQLCLTNVVQQLEHLRAHESVARRLAEGSLQLHGMYFHVGEAQAYLLTSTAEHEIEEVFDKVAPTPSALEKSRV, translated from the coding sequence ATGTCCTGCGTCCCCACCCGCACCGACGATCCTTCTCACCAGCCAGAAAAGTCCTCGAAGCACCACCCCGCCCGGCCGGGCCGGCTGTCCCGCGCATCACGTTTCCAGCGTCCGCACGGCCCGCCGTCCGACGGCCGCCGCTTCCCCGTCCGGGGCGCCGATTTCTCCGCGTCGATCGCCGTCTTTCTGATCGCGCTGCCACTGTCCCTCGGCATCGCCCTGGCCACCGGCGCACCGCTCCAGGCCGGTCTCGTCGCAGCTGCTGTGGGCGGCATCGTCGCCGGCCGGCTCGGCGGATCGCCACTCCAGGTCAGCGGCCCCGCTGCCGGACTGACCGTGGTGACCGCGGAATTGATCCAGCATTATGGCTGGCGCACCACCTGCGCGATCACCGTCCTCGCCGGGTTGTGCCAGCTGGCCCTGGCCGCCCTGCGGGTCGCCCGCTCCGCCCTTGCCGTCAGTCCGGCGATCGTGCACGGCATGCTGGCAGGGATCGGCGTCACGATCGCCCTCGCCCAACTCCACATCGTCCTCGGCGGTATGCCGCAGAGCTCTGCCGTGAGCAACGTGGTCGCTCTGCCCGCCCGGTTGAGCGACCTGCATCCGGCCGCTCTCTCCGTCAGCATCCTGACCGTCGCCGTGCTGTTGATCTGGCCACGCGTCCCCGGCCGTGCCGGCAGGATCGTCCGGATCGTCCCGGCCGCCCTTGCCGCGGTGGCCGCGGCCACCGCGCTCGCGACGCTCGCGGACCTGCACCAACCGCGTGTCGACCTGCCGTCGTGGCGTTCGCACGCGTTGCCCGAGGTCCCCGAGGGGCCGGTCCTCGGCCTGCTCGCCGCGGTTCTCACCATCACGCTCGTCGCGAGCGTGGAGTCGCTGTTGTCGGCGGTCGCCATCGACAAGCTGGCCGCCGCCCGCAAGAAGCCGCGCGTCCGCCTTCCCCGCGCCGATCTCGACCGCGAACTCGCCGGTCAGGGCGCCGCGAACGTCGTCTCCGGCGCACTCGGAGGACTGCCGATCACTGGCGTCGCCGTGCGCAGCTCGGCCAATGTGGCCGCGGGCGCGGTCAGCCGTCACTCCACCATGCTGCACGGGCTGTGGATCGTGGTCGCGGCCCTGCTGCTGGTCCCGGTGCTCGATCTGATCCCGCTGGCCGCGCTGGCGGCGCTGGTCATGGTCGTGGGCGTGCAGATGGTCAACATCACCCATCTGCGCAGCGTCAGGAAGAACCGTGAGGTGCTCGTCTACGCGGCCACGCTGGGCGCGGTCGTCCTCACCGGCGTGCTGGAGGGCGTCGTCATCGGCATCGCGGTGGCCGTGGCGGTCGCGCTGCACCGGCTGACGCGGACCCGGATCACGGTGGAGGAGCAGGACGGCGTCCACAGGGTCCGCGCCCGGGGTCAGCTGACCTTCCTGGCCGTACCCAGACTGAGCAGAGTGCTGAGCCAGGTCCCGCCGGGAGCGCCGTGCGCGGTCGAGCTGGACGGTTCCTTCATGGACCACGCGGCGTACGAGGCCCTGCACGACTGGCAGACCGCGCACACCGCGCAGGGCGGCAAGGTGGAGGTGACCGGCCGGGCCGGGGGCCGGATCAGCGAGCCCGCCGACGAGACCCACGGCTGCTGCCGGCCGTGGACGCCTTGGCGCAACCATCACTGCGACGAGCGGCCTGGCGACACGGAGGCGCATCATCTCGCCAGCGGGCTCAGCTCCTTCCAGCGCAACACCGCTCCACTGGTACGCGACGAGCTGGCGCGGCTGGCGCGCGAGGGCCAGCGTCCGTCGCAGCTCTTCATCACCTGTGCGGACTCCCGCCTGGTGACCAGCATGATCACGGCAAGTGGTCCTGGCGACCTGTTCACCGTGCGCAACGTCGGCAATCTCGTGCCACCGCCCGGTGAGGAGAGTGCGGACGACTCCGTCGCGGCCGCGATCGAGTACGCGGTCGACATCCTCGGGGTGGACTCGATCACCGTCTGCGGGCACTCGGGTTGCGGGGCGATACAGGCGCTGCTGAACAGCCCGCCGGACGGTACCCGCACACCGCTCGCCCGCTGGCTGCGGCACGCCCGCCCCAGCCTGCGGCGGATGGAGAACCGCCACCGCGCCTGGGCCAGGATCTCCGGCCGTCTGCCGACCGACGCGGTGGAGCAACTGTGCCTGACCAATGTGGTCCAGCAGCTGGAGCACCTGCGGGCCCATGAGTCGGTGGCACGGCGGCTCGCGGAGGGGTCCCTCCAACTCCACGGGATGTATTTCCACGTCGGCGAGGCGCAGGCATACCTCCTCACCAGCACTGCGGAG
- a CDS encoding ATP-binding protein, with protein sequence MKIAFVGKGGSGKTTLSSLFIRHLAANEAPVVAVDADINQHLGAALGLSEAEAAELPSMGAHLPLIKDYLRGSNPRIASAETMIKTTPPGEGSRLLRVTEDNPVYEACARTVRLDDGDVRLMATGPFTESDLGVSCYHSKVGAVELCLNHLVDGAEEYVVVDMTAGSDSFASGMFTRFDMTFLVAEPTLKGVSVYRQYKEYARDFDVAVKVVGNKVQSPDDVEFLRGEVGDDLLVTLGHSDWVRAMEKGRPLRFELLEADNRMALQTLQNAAEDSYAARDWERYTRQMVHFHLKNAESWGNARTGADLAAQVDPAFVLGEPALVPQPG encoded by the coding sequence ATGAAGATCGCTTTCGTAGGGAAGGGCGGCAGCGGCAAGACGACGCTGTCATCGCTCTTCATCCGCCACCTGGCCGCCAACGAGGCCCCTGTGGTCGCGGTGGACGCCGACATCAACCAGCACCTCGGCGCCGCCCTCGGCCTCAGCGAGGCGGAAGCGGCCGAGCTGCCCTCGATGGGCGCGCATCTGCCGCTCATCAAGGACTATCTGCGCGGTTCCAATCCCCGCATCGCCTCGGCCGAGACGATGATCAAGACGACCCCTCCCGGCGAGGGGTCACGCCTGCTCCGCGTCACCGAGGACAACCCCGTGTACGAGGCCTGCGCCCGCACGGTCCGGCTCGACGACGGTGACGTCAGGTTGATGGCCACCGGCCCCTTCACTGAGTCCGACCTCGGTGTCTCCTGCTACCACTCCAAGGTCGGGGCGGTCGAGCTCTGTCTGAACCACCTCGTCGACGGCGCCGAGGAGTACGTGGTGGTCGACATGACCGCAGGCTCCGACTCCTTCGCCTCCGGGATGTTCACCCGCTTCGACATGACGTTCCTGGTGGCCGAACCGACCTTGAAGGGCGTCTCCGTCTACCGCCAGTACAAGGAGTACGCCCGCGACTTCGACGTCGCGGTGAAGGTCGTGGGCAACAAGGTGCAGAGCCCGGACGACGTCGAGTTCCTCCGCGGGGAGGTGGGCGACGACCTGCTCGTCACCCTGGGGCACTCGGACTGGGTGCGCGCCATGGAGAAGGGCCGTCCGCTCCGCTTCGAGCTCCTGGAGGCGGACAACCGCATGGCGCTGCAGACACTGCAGAACGCGGCGGAGGATTCGTACGCCGCCCGCGACTGGGAGCGCTACACCCGGCAGATGGTGCACTTCCATCTGAAGAACGCGGAGAGCTGGGGAAACGCCAGGACCGGCGCCGACCTGGCGGCGCAGGTGGACCCGGCCTTCGTGCTCGGTGAACCCGCCCTGGTGCCACAGCCCGGCTGA
- a CDS encoding oxidoreductase — translation MSTNASSADPLAVLGALPGVADSVDSVRKAVDRVYGHRVMRRRSNEITSEAALRGARGSAALSGADWALEEVRRRTDFGSEPEARTVGAALRLTAEAGQLLSIWRQSPLRVLARLHLVAASGAGDDDTVGRPRLPGESVDEPLIGAPLPDVAELTGRLDGLAQLIITGTGAPALVTAAVVHGELLALRPFGSCNGLVARAAERIVLVGSGLDPKAICPAEVGHAEQGRAAYVAAFEAYLTGTPEGMAAWIAHCGRAVELGVRESTAVCEALQRGAA, via the coding sequence ATGAGTACGAACGCCTCGTCGGCCGATCCCCTCGCCGTCCTCGGCGCCTTGCCGGGCGTCGCCGACTCCGTGGACTCCGTGCGCAAGGCTGTCGACCGGGTCTACGGGCACCGGGTCATGCGCCGGCGCAGCAACGAGATCACCTCGGAGGCGGCACTGCGTGGAGCCCGCGGCTCCGCCGCCCTGTCCGGGGCGGACTGGGCGCTGGAGGAGGTCCGCAGGCGCACCGACTTCGGCAGTGAGCCCGAAGCGCGTACGGTCGGTGCCGCCCTGCGACTCACCGCGGAAGCGGGCCAACTCCTCTCCATCTGGCGACAGTCGCCCCTCCGCGTGCTGGCCCGGCTGCACCTGGTCGCAGCGAGCGGCGCGGGCGACGACGACACCGTCGGGCGCCCCCGCCTTCCCGGCGAGAGCGTGGACGAGCCGCTGATCGGGGCGCCGTTGCCGGACGTGGCCGAGCTGACGGGCCGGCTGGACGGTCTGGCGCAGCTGATCATCACGGGCACCGGCGCCCCCGCCCTGGTGACCGCCGCCGTGGTGCACGGCGAGTTGCTGGCGCTGCGCCCGTTCGGCTCGTGCAACGGGCTGGTCGCGCGGGCGGCGGAGCGGATCGTGCTCGTCGGCAGCGGGCTGGACCCGAAGGCGATCTGCCCGGCGGAGGTCGGCCACGCCGAACAGGGCAGGGCGGCGTACGTCGCGGCGTTCGAGGCGTACCTGACCGGTACGCCGGAGGGGATGGCCGCGTGGATCGCGCACTGCGGCCGCGCGGTGGAGCTGGGAGTCAGGGAGTCGACCGCGGTGTGCGAGGCGCTTCAGCGGGGCGCGGCCTGA
- a CDS encoding HAD family hydrolase, with product MAGTYAQLVENHSLPRTAAFFDLDKTVIAKSSTLTFSKSFYQGGLINRRAVLRTAYAQFVFLAGGADHDQMERMRAYLSALCKGWNVRQVKEIVAETLHDLIDPIIYDEAASLIEEHHAAGRDVVIVSTSGAEVVEPIGELLGADRVVATRMVVGDDGCFTGEVEYYAYGPTKAEAVRELAESEGYDLARCYAYSDSVTDVPMLAAVGHPYAVNPGRGLRREAAVRDWPILDFHRPVRLKQRLPAFSMTPRPALMAMAAVGAAAATAGLVWYTSRRRTMAAQAAAQAAAL from the coding sequence ATGGCGGGCACATATGCTCAGCTCGTGGAAAACCACTCCTTGCCGCGCACAGCTGCCTTCTTCGACCTGGACAAGACGGTCATTGCGAAGTCTTCGACACTGACCTTCAGCAAGTCCTTCTACCAAGGCGGGCTGATCAACCGTCGCGCCGTACTGCGTACCGCATATGCACAGTTCGTTTTCCTCGCCGGCGGTGCGGATCACGACCAGATGGAGCGGATGCGCGCGTACCTCTCCGCACTCTGCAAGGGCTGGAACGTCCGGCAGGTGAAGGAGATCGTCGCCGAGACGCTGCACGATCTCATCGACCCGATCATCTACGACGAAGCCGCTTCCCTGATCGAGGAGCATCACGCCGCCGGCCGTGACGTGGTCATCGTCTCCACCTCCGGTGCCGAGGTCGTGGAGCCCATCGGCGAGCTGCTCGGGGCGGACCGGGTCGTGGCCACGCGCATGGTGGTCGGCGACGACGGCTGCTTCACCGGCGAGGTGGAGTACTACGCGTACGGGCCGACCAAGGCGGAGGCCGTCAGGGAGCTCGCCGAGTCGGAGGGGTACGACCTGGCTCGCTGCTACGCGTACAGCGACTCGGTCACCGACGTTCCGATGCTCGCCGCGGTCGGGCACCCGTACGCGGTGAACCCGGGGCGCGGGCTGCGCCGCGAGGCGGCCGTGCGGGACTGGCCGATCCTCGACTTCCACCGGCCGGTGCGGCTGAAGCAGCGGCTGCCGGCCTTCTCCATGACACCGCGGCCCGCGCTGATGGCGATGGCGGCCGTCGGAGCGGCGGCGGCCACGGCGGGACTCGTCTGGTACACGAGCCGCAGGCGCACGATGGCAGCGCAGGCCGCGGCACAGGCCGCCGCCCTCTGA
- the ssd gene encoding septum site-determining protein Ssd — translation MAGSITSDRSRAAEERPGGPLIVTEDLELLDDLLRLCAAAGAEPEVHHSLPERNGGWEDAPLVLVGDDAAARCRGAARRRGVLLVGRDQDDPDVWRRAVEIGADCVLRLPDAESWLVDRIADVVEGVGRQALTVGVIGGRGGAGASTLATALAVTAARSGRRTMLVDGDPLGGGLDVLLGGEHTEGRRWPDFAASKGRVAGGALEESLPELHALRVLSWDRGDSVIIPPEAMRSVLAAARRRGGAVVVDLPRRVDEGVAEALAQLDLGLLVVPGELRAVAAANRVASVVGMVLPDLRVVARGPYAPGLDEQWVANALGLPLAGELPAEPGLTAAQSGGAPPGGNSRGPLARFCTAFWDRALAREGVA, via the coding sequence GTGGCCGGATCCATCACATCGGACCGCTCGCGCGCCGCGGAGGAGCGGCCGGGCGGACCCCTGATCGTCACCGAGGACCTGGAGCTGCTCGACGATCTGCTGCGGCTGTGCGCGGCGGCCGGTGCCGAGCCCGAGGTGCACCACTCACTGCCGGAGCGGAACGGCGGATGGGAGGACGCGCCACTCGTCCTCGTCGGCGACGACGCCGCCGCACGCTGCCGTGGGGCCGCACGCAGGCGCGGGGTGCTGCTCGTCGGCCGTGACCAGGACGACCCGGACGTATGGCGGCGGGCCGTGGAGATCGGAGCCGACTGCGTACTGCGGCTGCCCGATGCAGAGAGCTGGCTCGTCGACCGTATCGCCGACGTCGTCGAGGGGGTCGGACGGCAGGCGCTGACCGTCGGAGTGATCGGCGGACGCGGCGGGGCCGGCGCCTCGACGCTCGCCACCGCGCTCGCGGTGACGGCGGCTCGCAGCGGCCGTCGCACGATGCTCGTCGACGGAGATCCGCTCGGCGGAGGTCTCGACGTGCTGCTCGGTGGCGAACACACAGAAGGCAGACGATGGCCGGATTTCGCCGCGTCGAAGGGCCGCGTCGCCGGTGGGGCACTGGAGGAGTCGCTCCCCGAGCTGCACGCCCTGCGCGTACTCAGCTGGGACCGCGGTGATTCCGTGATCATCCCTCCTGAGGCCATGAGGTCGGTCCTGGCAGCCGCCCGCCGCCGTGGCGGAGCAGTGGTCGTCGACCTGCCGCGCCGCGTCGACGAAGGCGTGGCGGAAGCGCTGGCACAACTGGACCTCGGCCTGCTCGTCGTCCCCGGCGAGCTGCGCGCCGTCGCGGCCGCCAACCGGGTCGCCTCGGTCGTCGGCATGGTCCTTCCCGACCTGCGGGTGGTGGCGCGCGGACCGTACGCGCCGGGGCTGGACGAGCAGTGGGTGGCGAACGCCCTCGGGCTGCCGCTCGCCGGTGAACTCCCGGCAGAGCCCGGACTGACCGCCGCGCAGAGCGGCGGAGCTCCGCCGGGCGGCAACAGCCGCGGACCGCTGGCCAGGTTCTGCACGGCCTTCTGGGACCGCGCGCTGGCCCGGGAGGGAGTCGCATGA
- a CDS encoding TadA family conjugal transfer-associated ATPase, giving the protein MSSGLLEAVRQRLAESGAEPTPARVAAALRAQGRLLGDAEVLGGTEKLRCELVGTGPLEPLLADPSVTDVLVSSHDRVWVDRGRGLELTEVTFTDAASVRRLAQRLAAVAERRLDDARPWVDARLPDGTRMHAVIPPVAVGSTCLSLRVVRPRAFSVEELVAAGTVPPGGDRLLRSLVEARLSFLISGGTGSGKTTLLSSLLGMVGERERIVLAEDSAELRPEHPHVVRLESRSANQEGAGRVTLRDLVRQALRMRPDRLVVGEVRGAEVTELLAALNTGHEGGCGTVHANAAADVPARLEALGTAAGLDRAALHSQLAAALSVVIHLVRDRAGRRRLAEIHVLERDAAGLVVTVPALRWGNGAFVAEAGWGRLRALVGDAL; this is encoded by the coding sequence ATGAGCTCCGGACTGCTGGAGGCGGTACGGCAGCGGCTGGCGGAGAGCGGTGCGGAGCCAACCCCGGCCCGGGTGGCTGCCGCGCTCCGGGCGCAGGGGCGGCTGCTCGGCGACGCCGAAGTGCTCGGCGGCACGGAGAAGCTGCGCTGCGAACTGGTGGGCACAGGGCCGTTGGAACCATTGCTCGCCGATCCGTCGGTCACCGACGTGCTGGTCTCCTCGCACGACCGCGTGTGGGTGGACCGGGGCAGAGGGCTGGAGCTCACCGAGGTGACGTTCACGGACGCGGCGTCGGTCCGCAGACTGGCCCAGCGGCTTGCGGCAGTGGCCGAGCGGAGACTGGACGACGCCCGCCCGTGGGTGGACGCCCGCCTGCCGGACGGGACACGAATGCACGCCGTGATCCCTCCGGTCGCCGTCGGCTCGACGTGCCTTTCGCTGCGGGTCGTGCGGCCCCGCGCCTTCTCCGTGGAGGAGCTGGTCGCGGCGGGAACGGTACCGCCGGGCGGGGACAGGCTGCTGCGGTCACTGGTCGAGGCCCGGCTGTCGTTCCTGATCAGCGGCGGCACGGGCTCCGGGAAGACGACTCTGCTGAGCAGCCTGCTGGGGATGGTGGGAGAGCGGGAACGCATCGTGCTGGCCGAGGACTCCGCAGAACTCCGGCCCGAGCATCCGCATGTCGTGCGACTGGAGTCGCGGTCGGCCAACCAGGAGGGCGCCGGGCGGGTGACACTCCGGGATCTGGTCAGGCAGGCGCTGCGGATGCGCCCCGACCGGCTGGTGGTGGGGGAGGTGCGCGGGGCGGAGGTCACCGAACTCCTCGCTGCTCTCAACACCGGCCATGAAGGCGGCTGCGGCACGGTGCACGCCAACGCGGCAGCGGACGTGCCGGCCCGGCTCGAGGCACTGGGCACCGCGGCAGGGCTCGACCGGGCCGCGCTGCACAGCCAGCTGGCAGCGGCTCTCTCGGTGGTGATCCACCTCGTGCGGGACAGGGCAGGCCGGCGGCGGCTGGCCGAGATCCATGTGCTGGAGCGTGATGCGGCGGGACTGGTGGTGACGGTGCCCGCGCTGAGGTGGGGCAACGGCGCGTTCGTGGCCGAGGCCGGGTGGGGGCGGTTGCGGGCGCTGGTCGGTGATGCGCTGTGA
- a CDS encoding type II secretion system F family protein: protein MAGHERGLRRARLLFADAGAVALPPWWSWARLLPLIRLRREWLCLPAALTVALVAASPLPLALGAVAVPLVRRWLRAREHRRDSDRRARGVIDLCGATAGELRAGMQPAQALLFAAAATDVLGREEAAVLAAARFGGDVPGALRTAARQPGAEGLAGMAACWRVAVDSGAGLAAGLDRLEAALRAESDQREDLAAQLAGAWSTIALLALLPAAGLAMGWALGADPLSVLFHTPAGIACLVIGGLLETAGLCWAGRIVRAGEKA from the coding sequence ATGGCCGGCCATGAGCGGGGACTGCGCAGGGCGCGGCTGCTGTTCGCGGACGCGGGTGCGGTGGCGTTGCCCCCGTGGTGGTCGTGGGCGCGGCTGCTGCCCCTGATCAGGCTGCGGAGGGAGTGGCTGTGCCTGCCGGCCGCTCTGACGGTGGCCCTTGTGGCCGCGTCACCGCTGCCGCTGGCTCTGGGAGCCGTAGCCGTGCCGCTGGTGCGGCGGTGGCTGCGCGCCAGGGAACACAGGAGGGACAGCGACCGGCGGGCCCGGGGAGTCATCGACCTGTGCGGCGCGACTGCGGGCGAGTTGCGGGCCGGGATGCAGCCCGCGCAGGCACTGCTGTTCGCCGCAGCGGCGACGGACGTGCTCGGCCGCGAGGAGGCCGCGGTGCTGGCAGCGGCCCGGTTCGGTGGTGACGTACCCGGGGCGCTGCGCACGGCGGCACGACAGCCCGGGGCGGAGGGGCTGGCCGGAATGGCGGCCTGCTGGCGGGTGGCCGTGGACAGCGGCGCGGGTCTGGCCGCCGGGCTGGACCGCCTGGAAGCGGCCCTGCGGGCCGAGAGCGACCAACGTGAGGACTTGGCGGCCCAGTTGGCGGGTGCCTGGTCGACCATCGCCCTGCTTGCACTGCTTCCGGCTGCGGGCCTGGCCATGGGATGGGCGCTCGGGGCGGACCCGCTGTCCGTGCTGTTCCACACACCGGCGGGCATCGCGTGCCTCGTGATCGGCGGGCTGCTCGAGACAGCGGGGCTGTGCTGGGCCGGCCGGATCGTGCGTGCCGGGGAGAAGGCGTGA
- a CDS encoding type II secretion system F family protein, which produces MAALGCALIGGLAGGAAGIVAAFWVRRRQRSRDPEKGPDAGEAGEDGEAARQLPLAADLLAACISAGAGPREAAEAVGESLGGPVGGRLARTAAQLRLGAEPAPAWRWFGGTPGAEPLARCLERADSTGAPAAEPVSRLAERFRAERARAVSRRGRRAQVLITAPVGLCFLPAFLAVGVAPVVIGLAGGLLHGN; this is translated from the coding sequence GTGGCCGCTCTCGGCTGCGCCCTGATCGGCGGGCTTGCGGGCGGCGCCGCGGGGATCGTCGCGGCCTTCTGGGTGCGTCGACGGCAGCGTAGCCGTGACCCGGAGAAGGGTCCCGATGCCGGAGAGGCCGGTGAAGACGGGGAGGCGGCGCGACAACTGCCGCTGGCAGCCGACCTGCTGGCCGCGTGCATCTCGGCGGGAGCAGGCCCGCGCGAGGCCGCGGAGGCGGTCGGGGAGTCACTGGGCGGCCCTGTCGGCGGGCGCCTCGCGCGCACCGCGGCGCAACTGCGGCTCGGGGCCGAACCGGCGCCCGCATGGCGGTGGTTCGGCGGGACACCGGGCGCGGAGCCGCTGGCCCGCTGCCTGGAGCGGGCGGACTCCACCGGAGCACCCGCCGCGGAGCCGGTGTCGCGGCTGGCGGAGAGATTCCGTGCGGAGCGGGCCCGTGCCGTGTCGCGCCGGGGCCGCAGGGCGCAGGTGCTGATCACCGCACCGGTGGGTCTGTGCTTCCTGCCCGCGTTCCTCGCGGTCGGCGTGGCGCCGGTGGTGATCGGCCTGGCGGGCGGACTCCTGCACGGCAACTGA
- a CDS encoding DUF4244 domain-containing protein, producing MWKAMRGRLKALRRRMRTDGGMTTSEYAMGTIAACAFAAVLYKIVTSGTVSGALEAVIGKALDAQF from the coding sequence ATGTGGAAAGCAATGCGTGGCCGGCTGAAGGCGCTGCGGCGCAGGATGCGTACCGACGGTGGAATGACGACGTCCGAGTACGCGATGGGAACGATCGCCGCGTGCGCCTTCGCGGCGGTGCTCTACAAGATCGTCACCAGCGGGACCGTATCGGGAGCGCTCGAAGCGGTGATCGGAAAGGCGCTCGATGCGCAGTTCTGA
- a CDS encoding TadE family type IV pilus minor pilin: protein MRSSEASRAAGARDRGSVTAEAAVAVPALVVFAMALVWALTAAAAQIQCVDAARAGARAAARSEPRAAALAAARSAAPKGSAVTLTRSGDLWRVRVESDTPGPGALALTLSAEAVASAEDAVGRGAGAAGPAAVVRRDAGREAHASGGRERPATRTGTADTVAVVR, encoded by the coding sequence ATGCGCAGTTCTGAGGCGTCGCGTGCCGCCGGTGCCCGGGACAGGGGCTCCGTGACGGCGGAAGCGGCAGTGGCTGTGCCGGCCCTGGTGGTGTTCGCCATGGCCCTCGTCTGGGCGCTGACGGCCGCTGCGGCACAGATCCAGTGCGTGGACGCCGCCCGGGCCGGCGCTCGGGCAGCGGCACGGTCGGAGCCGAGGGCGGCCGCCCTCGCCGCCGCCCGGTCGGCGGCGCCGAAGGGCTCCGCGGTCACGCTGACCCGGAGCGGCGACCTGTGGCGCGTGCGCGTCGAGTCGGACACGCCGGGTCCGGGTGCGCTGGCCCTGACACTGAGCGCCGAGGCCGTGGCGTCGGCCGAGGACGCCGTCGGACGGGGAGCCGGCGCCGCCGGGCCCGCGGCGGTCGTCCGCCGGGACGCCGGGCGGGAAGCCCACGCCTCCGGAGGACGGGAGCGCCCCGCGACACGCACGGGTACGGCGGACACCGTGGCGGTGGTGCGGTGA